From the genome of Carnobacterium viridans:
TATCAGTTATTTTGTCATCTGTCATTGACAACCTTTAGAAAGTTGATTCTCTATTCATCAAACAGTTTAAGATAACTTATTGCTTTTATTTATTCTCTTCATTTCTAATTTCCTTACGGCGTTTTTTTACTTTTTTAGTCCAAAATCCACCATTGATATACTTAGGTTCATAAGAAATAATAAACGTTTTAGGTTCAATTTCACTGATTTGTTTATACAGTTTGCGTTCCGTTTTTCTAGGTGTCAAGATTTCTAAAACCATTCGATCGCCTTCACGACCAAATGCAAGACTTGTTGTCACACCGTATCCTAAATTACGTAATTCTTCAGGCATTTTGGTTTCCAAATCTGGAACAATTGCAGTAACCATAATGTAGCCAAGAGCTAAAAATTCTTCAATCTTAATTCCAAGAGCAATACCGACTCCGTATCCTAATGCATAAACAGCTAGATTAAGGTAATTATCTAAACTATCCAACACTAATCCTAAACCGACAACATAAATGGTCACCTCAACCATTGAAACGAGTGAAGCTGCTAAGCGATAGCTTTTCATGGTTAACATAAAACGTATCGTATTCAATGAGATATACACAACGTTAATGACAAATATTAATAGTAAAAAAGATAAATCTACTTCCATTTTTTTCTCTCCTGACTGATTGGTAAAAATTTTATTCCTCTATAAGATTATCAAAATTCCTTTAAATAGCAAGGAAAACAACTATAAACGAAGTACTTAAACAAAGGAGCTGAACTAAAAGCTATTCTTGCACTTTTAGAGCAGCTCCTGCTTATTCATGTACTCAATTTATTCTTCTACAAATTTTACTTGTCCTTCTTCGAAAGCACGAATGCGGGCTAACGAGTAAACCTCATAATTTTCTTCTTCAAGCAATTGGCGACCAACCTGAAAGGATTTTTCAATCACAATACCAACACCAACAACCGTTGCTTGCGCTTCTTGACATATTTT
Proteins encoded in this window:
- a CDS encoding DUF2179 domain-containing protein, which translates into the protein MEVDLSFLLLIFVINVVYISLNTIRFMLTMKSYRLAASLVSMVEVTIYVVGLGLVLDSLDNYLNLAVYALGYGVGIALGIKIEEFLALGYIMVTAIVPDLETKMPEELRNLGYGVTTSLAFGREGDRMVLEILTPRKTERKLYKQISEIEPKTFIISYEPKYINGGFWTKKVKKRRKEIRNEENK